The sequence GGAATTTGAAAATAGCAATATGCCAGACAAATAATGTGCCGCTTCAAAAAGAAAGTTTGGAAATTTATTTTAGATATGTAGAAAAAGATAGTGTGGTTGTTTTTGGAGAGTATGTTTTTGATTTGTTTTTGAGTGAATTACAAAAAACTTCTAAGGATATGATTGCGCAATTGAGTATGCAAAAGTTGGAATTATTACAATCAATGGCCAAAGATTATAGAGTTGTGATTATTGCACCTTTGATTACTACGGATGAAAAAAATAAGCTTTATAAGCAAATTGCAGTAATTGATTCTAAAAAAACACAATTTTATATGCAGCAATGTTTGATTGAGTATGAACATTGGAATGAGAGAAAGTTTTTTGATAATCCTAAAAATAAACGCTTGAAAACACCTCTAGTTTTTGAATATAAAGGTATGCGCATTGGTGTAATATTTGGGTTTGAAATACATTTTGATGCTTTATGGCTCAAACTTAAAGAAGAAAATGTCGATATGGTTATAATGCCTACTGCTTCTGCTTTGCAAAGTAATGAGAGATGGGAAATGCTTTGTAGAATGCGCGCTTTTTGTAACGGGTGTGCCTTATTAAGAGTTAATCGTGTGGGTAGATCTACTTTGGAAAAGCATAATATAGAATTTTATGGTGAGAGTTTTTTTGTCACTCCTAATGGAAACTTGATGACAAAAATGAGAAATAATGATGAAATTTTATGCCTTGAGATACAAAAAGAACAGATTGTTAATGAGGCAAAAGAGTGGGGATTTAGAACTTTTAAATCAATAAAAGGAAAGAAAAAATGAGCGCAAAAGAAGTAACTCAAAAATTAGAAAGTATTTTTAATGAACATAAGAATGATTTTTTATCTTTTGAAAAGGTTGCAGAAGTATTGGCAAAAATGCCAACAGCAGCACAAGTAAAGAAGATTCGTGAGCTTTGTAAAAATTATGAAGTTAAGTTGGTAAGTTCCTCAGAATTGGCAAAAACGCTAAATATTAAAGATAAAATCAAGCAAGCAGAGGAAAAGCGAAAGATTTTGAATGAAGAGCTTGATAGTGAATTTGACTTAATGAAAGAAAGGGACTTATTAGAATGGAGTCGTAGTGATAGTCCTGTGCGTATGTATTTGCGTGAAATGGGACAAATTGAACTATTGACAAAAGAAGATGAAGTAGAGCTTAGTCAACAAATTAAGCTGGGTGAAAATATTATTCTTGATGCAATTTGTTCTGTACCTTATTTAATTGATTTTATTTATGATTATCGTGAGGCATTGATCAATCGTGAGCGTAGAGTAAAAGAATTGTTTAAAAGCTTTGATGATGAGAGTGAAGAAGAGCAGGATACTTCTAATAACGAAGAAGAAAACGAAGAAGAGGAGAGCGAAGAGGAAGAGAGTAAAAAGCCAATTTCTAAAAAAGATCAAAAACGCGTTGAAAAAGTTTTAGAGAGTTTTAAGGCGTTAGATACAGCAAAAAAAGATTGGTTGAAGTTTTTGGAAGGGGGTGCTAATAATGAAGATGAAGATGAGTGGATTTTTATTTTAGGTTTGGCACATAAACAGCAAGTTTTAAAAGAAAAACTATTAGATCTTGGCCCAACAAGTAAGCTTATTACTGAACTTGTAAAAGCAATGGAAAATACATTAAAAAGTGGTGATGGGTTTGAAAAAGAATTAAAGCGTTTGGAATATCGTTTACCACTTTTTAATGATGTTTTGGTGGAAAACCATAAGAAGATTTTAGAAAATATTACAAATATGTCTCGAGAGGATATTGTAGCTACTGTTCCAGAAGCAACAATGGTAAACATCTATATGGATATTAAAAAATTATTTCAAACTAAAGAGGCAAGCGAAGAGGGGTTTGATCTTGAACCTGAAAAACTCAAAGAAATTTTAGAACAAATTAAACGTGGTAAGGTTATCTCTGATAAGGCAAAAAATAAGATGGCAAAGTCAAATTTGCGTCTTGTGGTGAGTATTGCAAAGCGTTATACAAATCGAGGATTACCATTTTTAGATTTGATACAAGAGGGGAATATTGGTTTAATGAAAGCAGTAGATAAATTTGATTATAAGCGTAATTTTAAATTTTCTACTTACGCGACTTGGTGGATTCGACAGGCGATTTCAAGAGCAATTGCAGATCAGGCAAGGACGATTAGAATTCCTATTCACATGATTGAAACGATTAATAGAATTCACAAGATTATGCGAAAACATCTTCAAGAAACAGGAAAAGAACCCGATGTAGAAACAATAGCAGAAGAAGTTGGGCTTAGTGTAGATAAAGTCAAACATGTGATTAAAATTACAAAAGAGCCAATTTCTTTGGAAGCACCAATTGGTAGTGATGATGATGGAAAGTTTGGTGATTTTGTAGAGGATAAAAATTCTACAAATGCGATGGATCAAATTATGAAAGAGGATTTGCGAGCACAGATTTTTGAAGTATTAGATCAGTTAAATGAAAGGGAGCAGGCTGTAATTCGGATGCGATTTGGTCTATTGGATGATGAGAGTGATAGGACTTTAGAGGAGATTGGTAAAGAATTGAATGTGACAAGAGAGAGGGTAAGACAGATAGAGTCTAGTGCAATTAAAAAATTAAAACATCCTAAAGTTGGCAGAAAATTAAAAAGCTATATTGAAGAGTAAAATCTCTTCATTGTTTCTTTTTTAAATTCCCCACCAAAAACAAGAGATTAAAAAATTTATTGTGTAAAAAAATATTATTAAAATAAATAGTGGCATAAAACTTTTATATAAAAATAAAATTTGTATTAGTACTAAAGAAATAAAAGAGATGATGCAAGGCTATCTATTTTAGAAATGTGAGTCGAGAATATTTGTATTGTTATAAAAATTAAAATGAAGTGAAATAGCAATCTTCTATTTATAGGATTTTATAAATAGAAGATAAGTAAAAACTAAGAGAGAATTAATCTTTTTGGTTTCTCATCCAAGTAGGGGTATCAAGATCATCCATATTGAAATTTTCACCACCACTAATTTTTATAATTGATGTAGTATCGATATTTCTTAAAATACCTTGTTGCTCTTTAGATGATGGAGTTGTCGCAGGTTGTGTTGTATTATTTACAATATCTTTTTCAAAACCTGTTGCAATAATTGTTACTTTAACTTCATCTTTTTGGAAAGTGTCAGATGTGTGAGTACCAAAAACAATATCTGCATCCTCGTTGGCAGTCTCATAAACAAGATTCATAGCTTGATTAATTTCTATTAAAGGATAATCTGGATGGATTTCAAAGGATATAAGAACACCCTTGGCACCTTTAATAGAAAGATTATCAAGCAAAGGAGATTCTATAGCCTTTTTTACTGCTTCAATTGCAGAATCTTCTCCACTGGCTTCGCCAATACCCATGAGAGCTAGTCCTCTGTATTGCATAATGGTTTTGAGGTCTGCAAAGTCTGTATTAATATCATTGTTATTACTCTTTTTGATTACAATGCTAGAAATACCATTTACCGCACGAGCCAAAACAGAATCTACTTCTTTAAAACTCTCTTTGATTCCTGTATTGCGACTAACAATAGAGAGCAATTTTTCATTAGGAATAACTACAATCCCATCAGTGTTATCTCTAAGTTCTTTTAATCCTTCATCTGCAAATTTTGATCTTTTTTTACCTTCCATTTGAAATGGCTTAGTTACTATTGCAATAGTAAGTGCACCTAATTCTTTTGCAGCTTTGGCAATAATAGGCGCAGCTCCTGTTCCTGTGCCACCACCAAGACCAGCAGAAATAAGAACAATATCTGCACCATCTAAATTTTCCTTAATAGTTTCATAGCTCTCTTGTGCTGCTTCTTTTCCAACTTCAGGTCTTGCTCCTGCTCCCAATCCTTTAGTAAGCTTTTCACCAAGTGTAATTTTCTTATTAATAGGAGAAGCATTGAGGTGTTGTATATCTGTGTTGGCAACAACTAGTGAGATATTATCTCCTTCACCTGTGTTAAAAAGGTGGGCAATTGTATTGGATCCACCACCACCAACACCAATAGCAATGATTTTTGCTCCTAGAGATGAAGAATTTTCTTTGTGGGATTGTAGCTGTTCGTTGTTCATCGATTATTCCTTTAAAATAATTTACTTAGCATTCCTTTAAAAGCTTCTGCAAGACTTTTTTTCTTGTGGATTATAACAGATTTTTGCATATTTTTCTCATTTTTTGGGAAATTATTTGAAAGATTGCTTAAGTCTGTGTGAATATGTGTATCATTATCCTGAATGACAATTTCATTATAGGTTTTGCTAATCTTATGGCGTATAATTTTTTTAGAATCACGCTCATAGTTTGTATGTTTTCCTATACCATAGAGTATAAGACCAATAACAACTGCATTGCTTTCATCATTAAGTTCTTCTGCATTAAGTCCTTTGATTTCTATAGGTTTTGCAATACGAATAGGTAATTTGAAAAACATTTCAGCAATTTTAATAATATTGTTAAGTTTTGTCATACCTCCTGTTAGCACTAAAGCACCAATTTGCTCTTGAAGACCGCTTTGTTGAATAAAGCCATGAAGAATAGAAAAAGTCTCAGTTACTCTAGCGGTAGCAGTGTTCCAGATCATTTCTTTTGAGATTAGAAAGCTTCCAGGTTTACCTACATAAGGGATTTCAAGTTGTCCTTCAAGATCTTGCGGAGATCCTGCAAGGTCAATATGTTTGATTTTTATTTCTTCTGCAGCAGCTTTTGTGGTATTAAAGGCTAAGGCAATATCGTTGTTAATATGTTCTGAACCTACGGGTAAAATATAATTGGCACGCATGGAGTTACCAAGGTAGATCATGATATTGCAACTTTCTCCACCCATATCAATGCAAGCTGCACCCAATTCTTTTTCTTCATCAATAAGTGTGGAAAGAGAAGAAGCATAAGAAGATAATACAATATTGTCAATTTCTACACCGGCAGCATTGATTGTTTTTTTGAAAGTATCAAGACTTGTTTTTTTAACAGTGACAATGTGAACAAAGGCTTCAAATCTTGAACCAGCCATACCAATAGGGTCTTCTACATAATCTTGATCATCAAGCTTGAATCTAAAAGGTAAAATATGGATTACTTCATGATCTGATGGAACGGTAGAATTATAGAGGGCAGTTTCTAGCACTCTAGTAACTTCTTTAATAGTAATCTCATTATTTGCAACATTTACGACAGCTGAGCTATTAAAACTTTTTGTGTAACTACCAGAAAGAGAGACTATGGCGCTAGGAAGATTTTCTACCCCTGCCATTCTTTTACTTTCATTGATTGCATTTTTTATGGCTTGTGCGGCAAGTTCAATGTTATTGATCATACCTTTTTTGATGCCTTGAGATTTTTGCTTGCCATAACCGATTACATGAGGTTCGTTATCTCTTATTTCTGCAATTGCTGTGCAAATTTTTGTTGAGCCAATATCTATGGCTAAGATTTTGTTATTCAAGTGAGACTCCTATTGCGAAATTTGATTATTATAGATTTTTGTCGGATATTTTTTAGAAATATATTCCATTAGTGCATTAGAAATATATTGATACTTAATATTTTGTACCAAAGGAATTAAATTACTTGGCGTTTCATTCGGAAGCATCTGTTTTTCGATCTTATAGATAAATGCCTGATCATCAAGCATAATCACATCGCTTTGTTTTTTTGAATTAAAAATATTGCCAACAATTAAAGTGAAATATTTTTCATCAATATTTGCAAAATTCGCAGAAGCAAGATTGTTGATTTTTGCTTTTTTACCCTTAAAATTTTGCAATTGTTTTTGAGCAAATTCTTTGAGTTCTTTAAGCTGTAAATCATTTTCTAAGTCTTTTTGCGCCTGTTGTTTGGCTTGTATAAAATCTTGAATACTTTGTGGTTTAAGCTCTTTGATTTTTCCGATGATATAGTTTTGTTCATCATAAAGTATAGGAGTTATAACTTCTCCTTGTTTAAGAGTTTGGAGCTGTTCGCGTAATTCTTGATTATTGAATTTAGGATCCAGGGTGATTTGAAGGGTTGAAATCTCAAGATCTTGTAAATCATCTTTTTTGAATTTACTTTTTAATCTAAGTGCATTTTCTTTTGCTTTTTGAGTTTGATAATCTTTTATTACTTGTTTTTTTACCACATCAAAACTAGATAGTTGGCCTGCACTATCAAGATAGAGTGTCTTGTTTTCATTGTAAAATTCTTGTAGGGCCGAATCCGTATACTCTTGTTTTGCTATAGCAATTTTTGTGATTAATAGAGTTGCTTGTGGGTAGTTGATATATTTTTCTTTATTTTTTTCCCAATACTCCTTAATGGATTCTTGTGTGATTTTTTGTTTTAATGGTTGGAGTTTGAAAGATGTGTATTCTATAGTGTCTGTCAGAGCAAAAGATGCACCTATGCTTTTTTGTTCAAGTGTTGTAATCGAGGTGGGAAATAAAGTAAGGAGTTTTTGGATTAATAGACTTTCGCGAATAGATTCTTCAAAAAACTTTGTTGTCAAACGATTATTTTTGAGAACTTCAGTGTAGAGATTTTTGTCAAAAACACCATTATTTTGAAAGGCTTCATACTTTAAAATAAAATCTCTTACTTCATTATCAGTAATTCTTAATCCAATATCTAATGCAAAATTTTGTAATTTCGCTTTTTGAATGAGTTGTTGCAATGCAATAGAATCAATTTTAAAAGTCTTTGCTTGTTCTGGTGTGAGATTTCCTCCTAATAATTCATTGTATTCATTAAATGTTTTTTCATAAGCAAATTGAAATTCTTGGTTAGAAATTTTGATTTTTCCCACTTTAGCAACATTGTCTCCAGATAAAGAAATATCACTTGGATTCCATCCTACCATACCAGCAAAGACAAGTGCAATAACGCTAACCCAGATTGTTACTACAAGGTATTTTTTATGGCGTTGCATCCATTCTATCATTTGATGTCCTTAATTTCTTTATAAATAAAGCTTTGAATCTGTTTAGATGTTATTGTTATGTGTTTATTTAAAACTTTTAATAATTTATTTAAAAGTCAGCAATTTTTAATTTCAAATACACTACAGATTCTTTGAGAGTATTGAAAATAAGATTAAGTTTTGATGAAAAATTAGGAAACTTGAATCTATAAATCAAATACTGATATCTCGCGTAATTATATCAGAATAAACACCTAAAATTGATTTAAAAAAATAAAAAATTAACGATTTTATTAGATTTATTTAAACTTTATTGTTCTTTAAAGGTATTGCATAATTTTTAAAAACAGCGATCCTGAGATGCAGGGATCGGAGGTTTTAAAATAGACCATTGAGATATTTTAAAAAACAAGAGGAGTAGGGTAATAAATAATAATTTTGGGATTTTTTAATTTTTATAGTATAATCTCGCAAATCTTATTATGTGTAGAGTTAGTAATTTTTTTGGCTTTTATATTATATCGTGGATTAGAGGTATTTCTTAGCATATTTAGTTAGTGATTATTTTTATAGGGTGTAATTATGAATAAAAAAAATAAGCGTGTTTTGGTTAAATTTTCTGGTGAAGCTATGGCAGGAGCTAATGGTTTTGGTATTGACACAGAGATTTTGCGTTATATTGCAGGTGAAATTAAATTGTTGGCGGAAAACAATATTGAGGTTGGTATTGTAATTGGTGGGGGGAATATTATTAGAGGTGTAACTGCTTCTGCTGGAGGGATTATACGAAGAACCAGTGGTGATTATATGGGTATGTTAGCAACTGTGATTAACGCAGTGGCAATGCAAGAAGCATTAGAATATATTGGTTTGGATGTGCGTGTGCAAAGTGCTTTGGAAATTAAAGAAATTTGTGAAAGTTATATTTATCGCAAAGCTATACGCCATTTGGAAAAGGGGCGCGTAGTGATTTTTGGTGCAGGTACAGGGAATCCATTTTTTACAACCGATACCGCTGCAACTTTGAGGGCTGTAGAAATTGATGCAGATATGATTATTAAGGCAACTAAAGTAGATGGTGTATATACAAAAGATCCTGAAAAGTTTAAAGATGCTGTTAAACTAGATATTTTAAGTTATGATGATGCTTTGAAAGAAAATATAAAAGTCATGGATGATACAGCAATAGCACTAGCAAAAGTTAATCGCTTACCAATTGTTGTGTGTAATATGTTTAAAGAACAAAATCTTTTTGAAATTATTAAAAATGGTGCGGGCATTTGCTCGATTGTAAAATAAATCATTAATTAAGGAGTTCAAATGAGAATAGAAGAAATTATTGCAAAGGCGTTAGAACAAACATCAAATGATAGATATATTTTGTCAAATATGGTATTCACACGCGTGAAACAATTGGAAAATGGAGCACAGCCTTTGGTATCTGCTAATATTAAAGTTGATAAACTTGCTGATATTGCGATGATGGAAATTGCTGCTGGGAAAATCAAACTTGAAAAAATGAGTTAATCTTTGAGCGTGTGTATTGGATTTTGGTAAATTAGCAAAAATTAAAGATCCTAAAGATGGTATAGAAAAGCTTTTTTCTATTAAATCACCAACGCCAAAATTGCAACATGCTTTAGAAATTGCTACAAAATATCACGAAGGCCAGTATCGTAAGAGCGGTGAGCCTTATATTGTTCATCCTATTTGTGTTGCCTGTATTGTTGCAAATTACGGTGGGGATGATTCTATGGTTTGTGCTGCATTATTGCATGATGTGGTAGAAGATACAGATTATAGTATAGAATCTGTTGAAAAAAATTTTGGCAAAGATGTTGCTAATTTGGTTGATGCATTAACTAAAATTTCTGAGGTTCGCAAAGAAGAGTTGCAAACAAAGGCCTCAGAAAAAATTATTATCACTGCATTGACTTTTAGAAAGATGCTTGTTGCAGCAGTTAAAGATCCAAGAGCTTTAGTCGTAAAAATTAGTGATAGATTACATAATATGTTAACTCTTGATGCATTGTCTGAAGTAAAACAAAAAAGTATTTCTGAAGAGACACTTGTAGTTTATGCTCCTATTGCACATCGTCTTGGCATCTCTTCTATTAAAAATGAATTGGAGGATCGGGGATTTTATTATCTTTTTCCACAAGAGTATCAAAAAATTAAAAGTTTTTTAGAGCAAAATAATCAGCCTTTTTCTTTGCGACTTCATCAATTTACAGAAAAAATCCAAAGCTTGCTTTTAAAAAATGGATTTATAGAAGGGGATTTTAAGATTGAAAATCGTGTAAAACGCCCTTATTCTATTTATTTGAAAATGCAGAGAAAGGGTGTAGATATTGATGAAATATTAGATCTTTTGGCGGTGCGAATTATTGTATCAGATGTCTTGCAATGTTATAAGGTTTTAGGAATTATTCATTCTTATTTTAAGCCTATTATGTCGCGTTTTAAGGATTATATTGCTTTGCCAAAAGAAAATGGTTATCAAACTATTCATACTACAGTTTTTAATGAATCTTTGGTGCATGAAATACAGATTCGCACATTTGATATGCATATCAGTGCACAATTTGGTGTTGCTGCTCATTGGAAATATAAAGCAGGTGCACTTCCACCAAATATGGATTGGCTAAATAATTTTGAATATCAAAATAATTCTATTGAAGAATTTTATGAGTTAGCAAAAAACGATTTATATCAAGAAGATATAGTAGTTTTTTCACCTGCTGGAGATACATACACATTGCCTGTTGGAGCAGTGGCATTAGATTTTGCTTATGCGATACATTCACAAATTGGAGATACCGCGTTTAAAGCATATGTAAATAACCAAAAAGCTTCTTTGTTGCAAGTATTAAAAAGTGGCGATATTGTGAGGATTATTACAAGTAAAACTGCATTGCCAAAGTATGCTTGGATTGATGAAGTAAAGACTTCTAGGGCAAAAAGTCGTTTAAAAACACAAAGACAAAATAGAATTAGAGATATAGAAAAAAAGAGTGCTATTAATATATTGGCAGGTATTTTTAATAAACGCCCTAAGACTTTTGAGAGATTTTTGTCTATTAAAGGTATTGCAACGCAAGGATTGTGGAAAGTTGTGAGAGATAAAAGTTTTTTCCATGAAACTATTTTTGCAATTAAGCAAATACTTATGAAAAATAGTGGATTTTTTGCAAGATTGCGATTAAATATTATTAAAGTAAAAAGCTTACGATTAGAGAGATTTATTGTATATACTACAAAAAACGTTCAAGAAGCAATTTATGATTGTTGTTGTCATCCTAAATATGGTGATGAAATTTTAGGAGTATATGTTAATCAAAGTGTAGTTGTACATCATAGATTGTGTGAAAAACTCTATGAAGAGATTATAAAAGAATCTCCCATGGTTTTTGTGGAGTGGATACAAGATGCATTGCCATCTTTTAAAGTAGTAGCTGCTTTGGAAGATAAAAAAGGGGGTATTGTAAGATTTTTGCATACTTTTTCTGAAAATCATTGTAACATTATAGGTTTAAATTATATGGCATATAAAAATCAATTTTCTGTAAATTGTGAAGTGATTTTTGAAGTTGATAAAAAAGAAATGAAAAATATTAAAGATATTTTGTTAAATCAATACAAAATAGTGGAGTTTAAAAGTATGCAGGATGCATATAAGAATGAAGGAGTATGAAGAGTGGAAGCATTAGAGATAAAGATTGAAGAGGCTATGGATGAGCTTAAAAGAGGCTGTGTGGAATTTATTGGAGAAGATTATATTAAAGGACTTGTAAAAAAATTTTTTGAAAATAATCAGAGGTTTATAGTAAAAGCAGGATTTGATCCTACTGCGCCTGATTTGCATTTAGGACATACTGTTTTACTGCAAAAAATGGCAACTTTTCAAAAATTCGGTGGAAATGTAAAATTTTTGATTGGTGATTTTACAGCAAGAATAGGAGATCCTTCTGGGAAAAGTGAAACAAGAAAGCCTTTGAGTGAAGAAGAAGTGGAGCAAAATGCTAAAACCTATAAAGAACAAGTTTTTAAAGTTTTAGATCCTAAATATACAGAAATTTGTTTTAACTCCCAATGGCTAAATACATTGGGGGCAGAGGGGATGATAATTTTGACAACAAAGTTTTCTGTTGCCAGAATGTTAGAAAGAGATGATTTTGAAAAACGCTATAAAAATAATATGCCAATTAGTATGGTGGAATTTATTTATCCATTGTTACAGGGTTATGATTCTGTAGTATTGGAATGTGATATAGAGCTTGGTGGGAATGATCAAAAATTTAATTTATTGATGGGGCGAAGTTTACAAAGATCCTATGGTTTAAATAAAGAACAATCTATTATGACTGTTCCTTTGCTGGAAGGATTGGATGGCGTTAATAAAATGAGTAAAAGTTTGAAAAATTATATTGGTGTTACAGAAGAATCTCAAGTAATGTATGCTAAAATTATGAGCATATCTGATGAATTAATGTGGAAGTATTATGAATTATTAAGTAGTAAATCTCTTGGAGAGATAAGAACGTTAAAGCAAAGGGTAGAAAATCAAGATTTGCATCCAAAAATAGCAAAAGAAATGTTGGCATTAGAGATTACAGAGAGATATCACACACAAGAAGATGCACAGATGGCAAAAGATGCTTTTGATAATGTTTTTGGAAAAAACAATATTCCTGAGGATATTGCGACAATGGAGTTTGAAAAAGGAGAGTGGATTTGCAAAGTGTTGGTAGATTCTAAGATTTGTCCTTCAACTTCGCAAGCAAGACGCGATATTAAAGCGGGTGCTATTAAAATTAATCAAGAAAAACTTCAGGATGAAAATTACAAGTTTGTAGAAGGAACTTATGTTCTACAAATGGGAAAAAGAAAATTTATTCGTATAATTATAAAGTAAAGGAAAAAAATGGAAACAACATTAAAACCATTAAAAATTGGGAAGTTTACTATCAAGTATCCAATTTTTCAAGGAGGGATGGGAGTGGGTATTAGCTGGGATGAACTTGCTGGCAATGTATCAAAACAAGGAGGACTTGGCATTATTAGTGCCGTAGGGACGGGCTATTATAAAAAAATGGGATTTGTAGAAAAGATTGTTGCTTCTAAGCCATTTGAAGCGATTAATTTTTATTCTAAAAATGCCTTGAATGAAATTTTTAAAAATGCAAGAAAAATTTGTGGTGATAAACCATTAGGAGCAAATATTTTATATGCTATCAATGAGTATGGACGTGTTGTGCGTGATGCTTGTGAGGCAGGGGCAAATTTTATTATTACAGGTGCGGGATTGCCAACTAATATGCCAGAATTTGTAAAAAACTTTCCTGATGTCGCGTTGATTCCTATTGTATCTTCAGCTAAGGCATTAAAAATATTATGCAGAAGATGGCAGGATCGTTATAAAAGATTGCCTGATGCTGTGATTATTGAAGGGCCATTGAGTGGCGGGCATCAAGGCTTTAAATATGAAGATTGCTTTAAAGAAGAATATCAGCTTGAGAACATTTTACCTCATGTAGTAGATGA is a genomic window of Helicobacter anatolicus containing:
- a CDS encoding RelA/SpoT family protein gives rise to the protein MDFGKLAKIKDPKDGIEKLFSIKSPTPKLQHALEIATKYHEGQYRKSGEPYIVHPICVACIVANYGGDDSMVCAALLHDVVEDTDYSIESVEKNFGKDVANLVDALTKISEVRKEELQTKASEKIIITALTFRKMLVAAVKDPRALVVKISDRLHNMLTLDALSEVKQKSISEETLVVYAPIAHRLGISSIKNELEDRGFYYLFPQEYQKIKSFLEQNNQPFSLRLHQFTEKIQSLLLKNGFIEGDFKIENRVKRPYSIYLKMQRKGVDIDEILDLLAVRIIVSDVLQCYKVLGIIHSYFKPIMSRFKDYIALPKENGYQTIHTTVFNESLVHEIQIRTFDMHISAQFGVAAHWKYKAGALPPNMDWLNNFEYQNNSIEEFYELAKNDLYQEDIVVFSPAGDTYTLPVGAVALDFAYAIHSQIGDTAFKAYVNNQKASLLQVLKSGDIVRIITSKTALPKYAWIDEVKTSRAKSRLKTQRQNRIRDIEKKSAINILAGIFNKRPKTFERFLSIKGIATQGLWKVVRDKSFFHETIFAIKQILMKNSGFFARLRLNIIKVKSLRLERFIVYTTKNVQEAIYDCCCHPKYGDEILGVYVNQSVVVHHRLCEKLYEEIIKESPMVFVEWIQDALPSFKVVAALEDKKGGIVRFLHTFSENHCNIIGLNYMAYKNQFSVNCEVIFEVDKKEMKNIKDILLNQYKIVEFKSMQDAYKNEGV
- a CDS encoding nitronate monooxygenase translates to METTLKPLKIGKFTIKYPIFQGGMGVGISWDELAGNVSKQGGLGIISAVGTGYYKKMGFVEKIVASKPFEAINFYSKNALNEIFKNARKICGDKPLGANILYAINEYGRVVRDACEAGANFIITGAGLPTNMPEFVKNFPDVALIPIVSSAKALKILCRRWQDRYKRLPDAVIIEGPLSGGHQGFKYEDCFKEEYQLENILPHVVDEAKQWGDIPVIAAGGIWDRSDIDRMISLGASGVQMATRFLGTHECDAKAYAKILPLIKKEDILLVKSPVGYPARALNMGVIERLKEGNAPKIRCISNCVSPCQRGKEAKMVGYCIADSLGKGHLGDLQEGLYFSGANGYRIDKILSVEELIGELVRG
- the tyrS gene encoding tyrosine--tRNA ligase translates to MKIEEAMDELKRGCVEFIGEDYIKGLVKKFFENNQRFIVKAGFDPTAPDLHLGHTVLLQKMATFQKFGGNVKFLIGDFTARIGDPSGKSETRKPLSEEEVEQNAKTYKEQVFKVLDPKYTEICFNSQWLNTLGAEGMIILTTKFSVARMLERDDFEKRYKNNMPISMVEFIYPLLQGYDSVVLECDIELGGNDQKFNLLMGRSLQRSYGLNKEQSIMTVPLLEGLDGVNKMSKSLKNYIGVTEESQVMYAKIMSISDELMWKYYELLSSKSLGEIRTLKQRVENQDLHPKIAKEMLALEITERYHTQEDAQMAKDAFDNVFGKNNIPEDIATMEFEKGEWICKVLVDSKICPSTSQARRDIKAGAIKINQEKLQDENYKFVEGTYVLQMGKRKFIRIIIK